The following DNA comes from Rhea pennata isolate bPtePen1 chromosome 22, bPtePen1.pri, whole genome shotgun sequence.
TGATGGTGAAACCCATCCAGAGGTTCCCACAGTtcatcctgctgctgcaggtacAGCCAAGGGTGGACCGTAGGAGGAAGACCCCAACTTTGCAACCGGCCGGTCACTCCCGTTTGGAGTCAACAGCCTTCAGCCACATCCctgcttcttcttcccttccttctcccgGCCAGGACATGCTGAAAAACACCCCCAAGGGCCATGCGGACCGCCTGTCGCTGCAACTGGCCCTCACCGAGCTGGAGACGCTGGCCGAGAAGCTCAACGAGCAGAAGCGCCTGGCCGACCAGCTGGCCGAAAtccagcagctcagcaagaGCATCAGCGACCGCAGCAGCCTCAACAAGGTAGGAGAAACCTGTCGGTTCCCGAGGGTTTTCCAAGCACGCCGTGGTCCAGGCAGGGAAAATCCTCTCCGGGCTTCAGGAGTTTCGCACCTAGGAATCCCAAAGGCGTGCGGCAGAAATTCCCCTTCCCGGCGGAGAtggtggaggggggggaaaaggaaaaaaaaaggagaacagggtggagggaaaggaagggatgAGCTTGGCTGGGTATTTTTTTTCGGCTATGGTCTGTGGCTGCCTCCACCCCTCCGTCCAGCTGCCTGATTTTGCAAGCGCCGCTGGGGGGATGGAATAAAAACCAAACCCCGATCGAAGCTGTTGCAAAACATCCTGTGCACGGGGGAGCCGGGCTGTCCCGCGGCGACCTCTTCCGCTCcgaaggggaaaaaaaaaaaaaaaaaaaaacagtgggaGGTTTGGGGATGGTTCGGGAACGGCGGGAGGACGGGCCGCGAGCAGGATTTCGGAAagccggggcggcgggaagcggcgagagAGATCCCCCGCCGGctgccgccccgccgcagcTCCTGAGCTCGGGCCAgcggcagctgctgctctgcgaGACCCTCACGGAGACGGTCTACGGCGACCGGGGCCAGCTCATCAAGTCCAAGGAGCGCAAGGTCTTCCTGCTCAACGACATGCTGGTCTGCGCCAACATCAACTTCAAGTAGGtcgcggcggcgcgcgccgggggGGGCCTTTCCCGCCTCTCCGGAGGCCGGAGCGGAGGCATggaaaaataactctttttGCAACCTATCTTGCAAAAATAGCAGCTCCATTAAACTcgttttcccctcccctccaggCCCGTGAATGCCAGGTAGGAGCCGAGCGCGGCATGCTCTGATTTGTTTTGCGCCCCGGCGCGAAGTGTGCTGCAGGTGTGCGGCTCCAGCTTGCAAAgcttgcaataaataaataataataataataataataaaaaataaaataaactctaATCCGGTGGGGCTCCTTGCATGAGCTGCTCGCTTGGCTGGTGGTGCAGGAGGGCGGCGGATGCTGCGTGGGAATCAGCTCATTtgggatttttattatttcagtttatttttttttattattattattttttcctctcccccccaaccccccttTACGTGCTCTTCGCAGGGGGCAGCTGGAAATCAGCAGCCTGGTGCCGCTGGGCCCCAAGTACGTGGTGAAGTGGAGCACAGCGCTGCCCCAGGTGCAGGTGGTGGAGGTGGGCCAGGAGAGCGGCGCCTACGACCGGGACAACGCCAGCGGCCACGGCGCCGGTGGCCCCAACGCCGCCGCCAAGAAGCACGCGCCCGGCGGCCAGGCCTCGCACAGTGAGTGGCCGCGGGCTTCCCCCGCGCCCCGGCTCCTCTTCGTCGCCGTCCCCGCGCCGCCGAGGAGCTTTGCTGCATCcgcttttcctccccttccccaagATAAGGTCTACCTGGGGCCGCCGCGGCtcttccaggagctgcaggacttGCAGAAGGACCTGGCCGTGGTGGAGCAGATCACGCTGCTCATCAGCACCCTCCACGGCACCTACCAGGTGGGCTCCGGCCTCGAGGTTGCAACCGCCACGAGCGTCGGTGGCCGGTTCCAGCAGCTCCGGTTGCCTCCAGGTGCCGGCACCTCCGTGACGGATCGATTTGgggttttcctccttttttttttttttttttttttcccttttccttcctcctttcctctaccaGAACCTCAACATGACGGTGGCGCAGGACTGGTGCTTGGCCCTGCAGAGGATGATGaaggtgaaggaggaggagatccACTCGGCCAACAAGTGCCGCCTCCGGCTGCTGCTCCCCGGGAAGCCGGACAAGTGAGTCGCGGGCGGTGGAGCGGGCGCCGGCTCTGCCCCGTTCGCCCCCTCCAGCGAGGACGCGCCTGAGCCGGCCGCCTTCGCCCTGCCCCAGGTCCGGCCGGCCCATCAGCTTCATGGTGGTCTTCATCACGCCCAACCCCTTGAGCAAGATCTCCTGGGTGAACCGGCTGCACTTGGCCAAGATCGGGCTGCGTGAGTGAAACCCCAACCCCGtttcccccctccttctccATCCTCCCCGTTTCCGGGAAGCCGAAGGCGACGCCGGTGTCACGAGCTGCTCCGGCCtctgccgccctccccggcccTTCgcctcctgcagcccctgcgGCCTCTTTGCACCCGCTCGCGCCCGTCCTCCCCCTTGACGCCTCGCCCTCGCCTCAATTGCTATTTAACTCCACGAGCcactgcagcaaaataaaaaaaaatatataaaaacaaagaaataaaagaaaagtttaatggaagaaaggaaagccaTCTGAAATCATATTTGAGCAGGTGGCTCCCCCCAGGCTGCAGCGATTTTggattctttgctttttttaagagTCTGCGGTtctttttgtggattttttttttggggggggaagttgtttgttttaatctagGATGCCTGGAGGATAACCCCGTATCTACGAGTTAGACATGAAAATGCGTTGAAACCTGATGTGAAGAAGCCTTCTCTttagattaaatatatatatatacacacacgtatatacatacacacacacacatatataaaatatgtatattcatatatttttatatacttttacattttttatattttttaatgtctttatatatatatatatatacatatatatatatatatatatatataattcttttttttcttttgctgctgccGCTTAACACGGGTGCTTCAcacccccacccacccccccaGCTCCTGCACCCTCTCCCCATCCCCAAACGCTGATTCCCGCTGGACCGGGCTTGCACCCGTCCGCAGCGAGCCCTGGGGGTGCCGGAGGGAGGGGTTTCCCacgctattttttttcccatgctgtttttgttttccccacgctgttttttttctccctccatgctttctcccccccccatgCCAGAAGGTTTTTTCCCATGCTGGTGGGCTTTTTCCCGCGCcgtgattattttttttacttttttccccgCGCCGGAGGGGTTTATTTTCCCGTGCCGCCGCGCGAAGCCCCTCAGGCCGCCGCTTTCCGCAGGGGAGGAAAACCAGCCGGGCTGGCTGTGTCCCGACGAGGACAAGAAGAGCAAAGCGCCGTTCTGGTGCCCCATCCTCTCCTGCCACGTACCCGCCTTCTCCTCCAAGGCCCTCGACCTGCaggtaaaaagaaagcaagaaatggATAAATTAAGGTGCTAAAATGAAGCGAAGGTGGACGCGTTCGAGCGGGGAATGCGCGGGAGATGCTGAGCTCTCCCAGCAGCTTTATTTTGAgggtggagggagaaaaaggaaggggggggggataaaagaaaatgatgatgatgatgatgaaaaagCAGCAACGCGcctcccgccccgtcccgcAGCTCGGCGCCGCCGTGCACAACCCCGTGCAGTCCTCGCTGCTGGGCTTCGCCGCCGTCAGCACCTCGCTGCCGCAGGGCTACCTCTGGGTgagcggggccggagccgggctGCCAAAACGGGAGGGGAAAGGGGACGGGGGGGGAGGAAATCCGGCGCAAacctccgccgccgccgcgtcccggcAGGTCGGGGGCGGCCAGGAAGGAGCCGGGGGCCAGGTGGAGATTTTCTCGCTGaaccgcgccgcgccgcgcaccgTCAAGTTCTTCGCGGTGGCCTCGCCGGTGCTCTGCATGGAGTACGTCCCCGAGCGGGAGCCGCtggcggggcccggcgccgagcagccgcccggccccgccatCTGCCTGGGCCTGCGCGACGGCAGGTGAGCCTgctattttcccccttttttgctATTTCCCCCCTTTTTGCTATTTCCCCCCCCTTGTTGTGCTGTTTTCCCCCTTGTTTTgctatttgttccttttttttttgctattttcccccttgttttgctattttcccctcttttttgctattttccctcttttttgctattttccctcttttttgtTATTCCCCTCCCTTTTGCGATTTCCCCCCCCCTTGTTTTGCTATTTCCCCccttgttttgctattttttcatttttttgctgttcccccccttttttgttattttcccccctttttttgctctttcccccccttttttgctcttttcccccttttttgctcttttcccccttttttgctcttttcccccttttttgctcttttcccctttttttgctattttccccctttttttgctatttccctcccttgttttgctattttcccccttgttgtgctattttccccttttttgcttttttcccttttttactatttttcccttttttgttattttttcccctttttggtatttccccccttttttccttttttttttttttttgcaattttttcctttttttcaccttacttgccccccctttttttttttgccatgtttcccttcttttttttcgctatttcctctccctttctcctttccctttccctttttcgCTATTCAGCtcggttggttagagcgtggtgctaataacgcCAAGGTCGCAGGTTTGATCCCCGCACGGGCCACGTGTttgggggctggactagatgatctccagaggtcccttccagccttgccaattctatgattctatgatattttccccccccttttttttgcaatttttcccttttttgcaatttttccttttttgctattctttctggttttgctattttttctggttttgctattttttcctctttttgctattttttttgctttttttttttttttttgctttctttctcccccgCAGCATCGTGGCGTACGGCAGCGTGGACGCCGGCACGCAGTGCTTGCTGACCCGCCGGAGCCCCGGCTCGCAACCCGTCCTCTGCCTCAAGCACAGCGCCGAATACCTCTTCGCCGGGCTGCAGGACGGCACCGTGGCCGCCTACGCCAGGAACGACGGTGAGCCGCGGCGACGCGGGCCGGCTCCCAGCGCTCGGGCGGCTTTCCGGCAGGCTTTTCACATACGATGGTTGAGAactaggattttattttattttactttattttatttttatttttactttatttttatttactttatttttattttttctttatcttattttattaattttatttttatttattttatttttatttttatttatcttattattttattttaattttatttatttttatttttactatttttttatttatttttttctgttattcccCGCTGTGTCCCGCAGGCGGGCCGGGGCGCCTGGCGGAGCAGCCAGCCTGCCTGGCTGTGGGCAGCGGGCCCGTGCGGGCGCTGCTGGCCCTCGACGAGAGCCTCTGGGCCAGCTGCGCCAACCACGTCACCGTCCTCGACGCCGGCAGCCTCCAGCCGCAGGTAACCGGcgttttctttccttcccttctttttccccccacctttttctttccctttttgcaTCAGAAGCCCCGACGGGAGGTTGCCATTAAGAGATTTTCCAGCCTCgctttttccagctctgcaaaaCTTTCCCACAACCAGgcaattttaatgcaaaaaaaaaaaaaaaaaaaaaaagcaaatttaaggTCCACGGTTTGGGGCTATTCCCGTGGAAACTGTTCCCATTAAAGAGCAAATCCGTTGCCACAAGGAAGAAGCCCCCAAAAGTTTAATTTGCCCGAGCGCCCCAGCTTTTTCCGCTTATTCAGGGTTTGGTAAATCCAGTGGGGCTGAAAAATCATGCTCCGAGCTGAAACCGCTGCTCGCCGCTTCGGACCTTTTGCAAAACGGGCTTTATACGAAaatggtggattttttttttcctttttttttccccccctctgctcctctttcTTATCCAGAAGTCGCTGCGCAACAAAAATCTAAGcagcatatatacatatatatatatatttttttttcttttttctgaaatagcCCACGGAGGGGGTTCAAATGGCTGCGTAACCCTCCCAGGGaaggcggggggcgggggggacaaGAAGGGCACCGCTCAAGGTCACCTTGCCGTCCCCCGGCGGGCTCGCCGcggccggctccggctccgcAGCCGCTGGAGCGAGCCCCAGCCAGGGGCTATTTCTGGAAGCGGCCGGGAAATCTCCACCGAGCCGCTCGCGACGGAGCGGGAACGGCCCCCCCGTCCCTCCCCCCACTCCGGGGCACCCCGGGCCTGGGGGTCGCTGAGCGCCGGGCGACCTCACTCTGagcaggttttattttctgggttttctgtttgtacttatttattatttttatttattttttcctttttccccctttttaaatttttcctattttttcctattttttcctattccttaattttttctattttaaatttttttcctatttcttatttttttctattaattttttccatttttaatttttttctatttaatttttttcctatttcttcatttcttctattccttaatgttttctatttttaattcttttctatttatttttttttacctacttttaatttttttccccctttttttcccccctggtttttcccctttaatttcactttttcgCCCTGGCCCCGCTGGCAGCAAACCTTCGAGGCGCACCCGGACGCCGAGGCCAGCGTGACGCACATGATCAAGGCGGGCAGCGGCGTCTGGATGGCCTTTTCCTCCGGCTCCTCCATCCGCCTCTTCCACACGGAGACGCTGGAGCACCTGCAGGAGATCAACATCGCCACACGGACCACCTTCGTCCTCCCCGGTGAGCGGGGGCCCTCGCCAGCCGCCCCCACGCTGCTCTCCccccttcttctctttttcccccattcttttctttttcccccttttcttttttcctctccttcactttttcccctttttttccccattttccccttcttttcttttttcttctccttttccccttctttcccccttcctttctttttctcccttcctttcttttccccttctttctcttttccctccttttctttttgcctcttttctttcccccttttgctttttcccccttcttttctccatcttttcccttttcccttcttttcccttccccccttctttcccctttctctccttcttttcccctttctctcctctttcccccttttctcccttcctttctcccttttctcctttcttttcccttttccctccttctttccacttttccctccttctttcccccttttcctcccttttcccccttttcctcccttttcccccttttctcccttcttttccccctttttctcccttcttttccccttttccccttcttttccccttttcctcccttcttttcccttttcctcccttcttttccctttttcctccttcttcttcccttttcctcccctttccccttttcctcccttttccttttcctcccctttctccttttctccctcttttcccccttttcctcccttcttttcccccttttcctcccttcttttcccccttttcctccttcttcccttttcctcccctttccccttttcctcccttttccccttttcctcccctttctccttttctcccttcttgcccccttttttcccttcttttccccttttcctcccctttctcattttccccttctttcccccttttctcccttcctttcccccttttctcccttcttttcctttccccccttctttacccctttctcctttcttttcccttttccctccttctttccccctttctcccttcttttaccccttttctcccttctttccacttttccctccttctttcccccttttctccctcttttcccccttttcctcccttttcccccctttcctcccttcttttccccttttccccttttccccttcttttccccttttccccttcttttccccttttcctcccttcttttcccttttcctcctttcttttccctttttcctccttcttcttcccttttcctcccctttctccttttccccttcttttcccctttttctcccttcttttcccctttctcccccagCTCGCACCCACCCTCCTCCTTTCCAGGGCACTAAAAAAGCGAGCGGCTCCGCCGCAGAATATTCCCTGCCCGTTACAAGTCCTTATCCCATGCAAAAACATTCAGCATCGTGTTTTTCCCGTGCGACGGGGCATCCTCAGGCTTTcccacttttctccttttttttccctgctcctccttttttttccccgcttTCCTTTTCCCCGCgtgccgcggggcgccgggctcATGCCGGCCTCTCTCCCGCAGGCCAGAAGCACGTGCGCGTCACCAGCCTGCTCATCTGCCAAGGCCTCCTCTGGGTGGGCACCGATCAGGGCATCATCGTGCTGCTGCCCGTGCCGCGGCTCGAGGGCATCCCCAAAATCACCGGTGAGCCCCCCCTCCTCCGCCAAAACAGCCAAAGTCACCCCCAAACCAaccaaaacaaagataaaaactCCCCCCAAAGAGGAGTTTTCCGCTTGCTTGCAAGCCCGGAGGTCCCCAGACCTGGCTTTTTTCCCTGCGGTATTCCCACCGGCACCGCGAATTCCCACCGGCACCGCGAATTCCCACCAGTGCCGCAAATTCCTGCAGGCGCCGCAAATTCCTGCGGGGGCCGCAAATTCCCACGGGCGCCACAAATGCCTGTGGGTGCTGCAAATTCCCATGGGCACCGCAAATTCCCGCAGGCACCACAAATTCCCGTGGGTGCCGCGAATTCCCGTGGGTGGTGTGAATTCCCGTGAGCGCCGCAAATTCCCGCGGGTGCCGCAAATTCCCACGGGCACCGCAAATTCCCGCAGGCACCACAAATTCCCGTGGGTGCCGCGAATTCCCGTGGGTGGTGTGAATTCCCGTGGGCACCACAAATTCCCGTGGGCACCACAAATTCCCGCGGGCACCGCAAATTCCCGTGGGTGCCGCGAATTCCCGCGGGCGCCGCGAATTCCCGCGGGCGCCGCGAATTCCCGTGCTGCCCCTCTCCGTCCCCTCCCAGGCAAAGGCATGGTGTCCCTCAACGGGCACGGCGGCCCCGTGGCCTTTCTGGCGGTGGCGCTGAGCACCCTGGCACCCGAGGTCCTCAAGAGCGAGCGGGAGGAAGAGCCGGGAGGcggcgaggaagaggaggaagaggaggctgccggcccgccgccgccgcccggcgagCCGCGGAAAAAAGGGATTTTGCTGCAATATCGCCTGCGCTCCACGTCGCATTTGCCGGGGCAGCTGCTGTCGGTGCGGGACGCGCCGGCCGGTGCCGCGCCGGAGCACGCCGAGGAGGACGGCTCCGTCTACGAGATGGCCGACGACCCGGACGTGTGGGTGCGCAGCCGGCCCTGCGCCCGCGACGCCCCCCGCAAGGAGATTTCCTCCGTGGCCATCGTCTCCGGCGGCCGGGGCTACCGCAACttcggcgccgccggccgcggctcggtgcccgccggcggggcggaCAGCACCCTCCTCATCTGGCAGGTGCCGCTGACGCTATAGCACCGGGGAAAagccttcccccctcctttttctttttttaaggaagaaaaaaaaataggactgaattgacttttttctcttttttttccccctttctcccccccccaaaaaaaaaatcttggattttttttttgggggggggaagagggggcaAAAGGGTGGGGGAATTTTAACGGCGGCCTCCCTGCGGGCTTTGGAGGCGCCGGGATTTTGCCGGGCTCTTCGGATGAAGGTGTGGGCtgtctgtgtgcgtgtgtgcaaaaaaaaaaaaaatatatatatatataatataaatatatatatatataaatgttgtATATTATTACCTGTATAGAGAAGCAAATCTGTATATATGGGAGCATGTGgagctgcagaaataaaacaagtgtGAACGCTAGCAGGTGGCCGGCCATGGTGAAGCGGGAGGCGCCTGCCTCCGAACCAGGGAAATAGTCCCCGTTTCAACGCATTTCGGTGCTtcgggggggggaggcggggaggGGTTGATTTTTGGCATCAGATGGGCTGAGTTATTCCAGATGATCCCAAAAAATCCTGGGTGATTCGCCCGCACTAGGTTGAGGGTCAGGGGGCTCTGCCCAGCTGCCTCGGGTCCAGCAGCAGCTAACGACCAGCTCAAGCAGTAGGTTgtgatttaattaatttatttatttatttgcaaaaagtgcttcttttatttttattatttttattttcattacttttttgcaaaaaaaaaaactgctcttttttcccttgctgtaTGGCTTTCCTAGGATGGAAAAGGAAGGTCTGCGGGAAAGCCGGGAAAGGACCAGCCAGGAGAAACGACCCAACCTGCCCATTCATTTTTCcgttttttccccttcttttttttcccccctttcttttcaTCATCATCGCTGCCGAGATCAATACTCTGCCGCGAGCGCCGAGCCCTCGCCAGCCCTTAATCTCTGCTCTTATCCCTTATTACCAGGCCCTGCAAGAGGGTTGGAGATGCCGCAGCGAGCAGCAGCGATAAAGGAAGCACAAGCAAAATGGGCAAAAAGGggggctggaaaaaaaaataatgaaaggagCAAGCTGCCTGACTAAAAATCCCCAGTGGGCAGCTAAAGCCGCCGCACGTGGAGTATCTTTAGGCCCGACTCGGACATCACGGCAAGTCCTTGCCGCATCTTTGCATTCCCGTAGGAGATACACCGGAGGCAGAGGACACagatttggaattttttttccaaaaaaacagaagcagcccccaggtttttttccctttttttttttagtgttccccccccccaaacctgcagAAATTTGTGTTGTGGGAGCGTGGGAAAAACGCAGGAAACTTTCCCATGGGTGGCAGCAGGAGTTGCCCCGTCCCGCAGCGCCTGGACCCCCGCTTCGGAGTAGCAGCTTCAAAACTGCATTTATAATAATGATGATAATGATTATAATTAATAATAACAGGGGAGCCCCAGGAGAGAAGGAGCAAAGGAGAAATTGCCCACAGAGCGGAGCAGAGGCCGGCTCTGAAGTCAGGCTCGCAGCAAAAGATAAGGAACACGGTTCTTCCCACTGGGATTTGGGAGCATTCAAATAACGCATGcattataaatatatgtatatatatatattttaggcAGAAATTATTCCATAAAACTTAGCCAGGGGCCACCTGAACCAAGCTGCTGCCCGCTAAGCCAGATGAGGAGCCTCCGTGGCGCCTCCGGTTCCCTCCGGCCCCCAAACCCGTCCATCGATGTTGGGTCTTGGCAGCTCAGAGAAAGCGGGGGATTCCCGGGGGTGTGAAAATCCTTCCCAGCTCTTGcctttttattcctattttttttccaaggccGCACTTAGTGGCATAGCTGGCAGGTTTTTCTGGGAGACAGACACAGATAAACAactaaaaggaataaaaaaggaaaaagcgAAGCGGGTCAAGGGCAGGGAGCCCTTGGGAGCGCATGGCGTCGGTTCGCCCGTGGGTGACTT
Coding sequences within:
- the ARHGEF10L gene encoding rho guanine nucleotide exchange factor 10-like protein isoform X3, with product MASSRLPPGTAVGAVSPPRPPAAETEEDPGTAFALEDAEEEEEEEEEEEDADRGSPPGAAPQPQAEIFPGASDGEAFGSERESCHGDKRFEPPAAEDDVIYDDVPCESVEAEQDGPERGLIYEDVRQRDEGSREAEDLGWSSSEFESYSEDSGEEAKAEAEPAKQRASFQPKMTQLMKAAKSGTKDGLEKTKIAVMRKVTFLHRKEAPGDSEEEDTGFLEVTVSDMKHPPPELSPMPEGLSPQQVVRRHILGSIVQSERSYVDSLKRILQDYRNPLLEMEPKVLSARKCQVVFFRLKEILQCHSMFQIALASRVAEWDATEKIGDLFVASFSKSMVLDVYSDYVNNFTTAMSLIKKACLTKPAFLEFLKKRQMASADRVTLYGLMVKPIQRFPQFILLLQDMLKNTPKGHADRLSLQLALTELETLAEKLNEQKRLADQLAEIQQLSKSISDRSSLNKLLSSGQRQLLLCETLTETVYGDRGQLIKSKERKVFLLNDMLVCANINFKPVNARGQLEISSLVPLGPKYVVKWSTALPQVQVVEVGQESGAYDRDNASGHGAGGPNAAAKKHAPGGQASHNKVYLGPPRLFQELQDLQKDLAVVEQITLLISTLHGTYQNLNMTVAQDWCLALQRMMKVKEEEIHSANKCRLRLLLPGKPDKSGRPISFMVVFITPNPLSKISWVNRLHLAKIGLREENQPGWLCPDEDKKSKAPFWCPILSCHVPAFSSKALDLQLGAAVHNPVQSSLLGFAAVSTSLPQGYLWVGGGQEGAGGQVEIFSLNRAAPRTVKFFAVASPVLCMEYVPEREPLAGPGAEQPPGPAICLGLRDGSIVAYGSVDAGTQCLLTRRSPGSQPVLCLKHSAEYLFAGLQDGTVAAYARNDGGPGRLAEQPACLAVGSGPVRALLALDESLWASCANHVTVLDAGSLQPQQTFEAHPDAEASVTHMIKAGSGVWMAFSSGSSIRLFHTETLEHLQEINIATRTTFVLPGQKHVRVTSLLICQGLLWVGTDQGIIVLLPVPRLEGIPKITGKGMVSLNGHGGPVAFLAVALSTLAPEVLKSEREEEPGGGEEEEEEEAAGPPPPPGEPRKKGILLQYRLRSTSHLPGQLLSVRDAPAGAAPEHAEEDGSVYEMADDPDVWVRSRPCARDAPRKEISSVAIVSGGRGYRNFGAAGRGSVPAGGADSTLLIWQVPLTL
- the ARHGEF10L gene encoding rho guanine nucleotide exchange factor 10-like protein isoform X2, whose translation is MASSRLPPGTAVGAVSPPRPPAAETEEDPGTAFALEDAEEEEEEEEEEEDADRGSPPGAAPQPQAEIFPGASDGEAFGSERESCHGDKRFEPPAAEDDVIYDDVPCESVEAEQDGPERGLIYEDVRQRDEGSREAEDLGWSSSEFESYSEDSGEEAKAEAEPAKQRASFQPKLSPDLNRLKEKYARTKRDILALRVGGRDMQELKHKYDFKMTQLMKAAKSGTKDGLEKTKIAVMRKVTFLHRKEAPGDSEEEDTGFLEVTVSDMKHPPPELSPMPEGLSPQQVVRRHILGSIVQSERSYVDSLKRILQDYRNPLLEMEPKVLSARKCQVVFFRLKEILQCHSMFQIALASRVAEWDATEKIGDLFVASFSKSMVLDVYSDYVNNFTTAMSLIKKACLTKPAFLEFLKKRQMASADRVTLYGLMVKPIQRFPQFILLLQDMLKNTPKGHADRLSLQLALTELETLAEKLNEQKRLADQLAEIQQLSKSISDRSSLNKLLSSGQRQLLLCETLTETVYGDRGQLIKSKERKVFLLNDMLVCANINFKGQLEISSLVPLGPKYVVKWSTALPQVQVVEVGQESGAYDRDNASGHGAGGPNAAAKKHAPGGQASHNKVYLGPPRLFQELQDLQKDLAVVEQITLLISTLHGTYQNLNMTVAQDWCLALQRMMKVKEEEIHSANKCRLRLLLPGKPDKSGRPISFMVVFITPNPLSKISWVNRLHLAKIGLREENQPGWLCPDEDKKSKAPFWCPILSCHVPAFSSKALDLQLGAAVHNPVQSSLLGFAAVSTSLPQGYLWVGGGQEGAGGQVEIFSLNRAAPRTVKFFAVASPVLCMEYVPEREPLAGPGAEQPPGPAICLGLRDGSIVAYGSVDAGTQCLLTRRSPGSQPVLCLKHSAEYLFAGLQDGTVAAYARNDGGPGRLAEQPACLAVGSGPVRALLALDESLWASCANHVTVLDAGSLQPQQTFEAHPDAEASVTHMIKAGSGVWMAFSSGSSIRLFHTETLEHLQEINIATRTTFVLPGQKHVRVTSLLICQGLLWVGTDQGIIVLLPVPRLEGIPKITGKGMVSLNGHGGPVAFLAVALSTLAPEVLKSEREEEPGGGEEEEEEEAAGPPPPPGEPRKKGILLQYRLRSTSHLPGQLLSVRDAPAGAAPEHAEEDGSVYEMADDPDVWVRSRPCARDAPRKEISSVAIVSGGRGYRNFGAAGRGSVPAGGADSTLLIWQVPLTL
- the ARHGEF10L gene encoding rho guanine nucleotide exchange factor 10-like protein isoform X5, yielding MASSRLPPGTAVGAVSPPRPPAAETEEDPGTAFALEDAEEEEEEEEEEEDADRGSPPGAAPQPQAEIFPGASDGEAFGSERESCHGDKRFEPPAAEDDVIYDDVPCESVEAEQDGPERGLIYEDVRQRDEGSREAEDLGWSSSEFESYSEDSGEEAKAEAEPAKQRASFQPKLSPDLNRLKEKYARTKRDILALRVGGRDMQELKHKYDFKMTQLMKAAKSGTKDGLEKTKIAVMRKVTFLHRKEAPGDSEEEDTGFLEVTVSDMKHPPPELSPMPEGLSPQQVVRRHILGSIVQSERSYVDSLKRILQDYRNPLLEMEPKVLSARKCQVVFFRLKEILQCHSMFQIALASRVAEWDATEKIGDLFVASFSKSMVLDVYSDYVNNFTTAMSLIKKACLTKPAFLEFLKKRQMASADRVTLYGLMVKPIQRFPQFILLLQDMLKNTPKGHADRLSLQLALTELETLAEKLNEQKRLADQLAEIQQLSKSISDRSSLNKLLSSGQRQLLLCETLTETVYGDRGQLIKSKERKVFLLNDMLVCANINFKPVNARGQLEISSLVPLGPKYVVKWSTALPQVQVVEVGQESGAYDRDNASGHGAGGPNAAAKKHAPGGQASHNKVYLGPPRLFQELQDLQKDLAVVEQITLLISTLHGTYQNLNMTVAQDWCLALQRMMKVKEEEIHSANKCRLRLLLPGKPDKSGRPISFMVVFITPNPLSKISWVNRLHLAKIGLREENQPGWLCPDEDKKSKAPFWCPILSCHVPAFSSKALDLQLGAAVHNPVQSSLLGFAAVSTSLPQGYLWHRGVRQRGRRHAVLADPPEPRLATRPLPQAQRRIPLRRAAGRHRGRLRQERRRAGAPGGAASLPGCGQRARAGAAGPRREPLGQLRQPRHRPRRRQPPAAANLRGAPGRRGQRDAHDQGGQRRLDGLFLRLLHPPLPHGDAGAPAGDQHRHTDHLRPPRPEARARHQPAHLPRPPLGGHRSGHHRAAARAAARGHPQNHRQRHGVPQRARRPRGLSGGGAEHPGTRGPQERAGGRAGRRRGRGGRGGCRPAAAARRAAEKRDFAAISPALHVAFAGAAAVGAGRAGRCRAGARRGGRLRLRDGRRPGRVGAQPALRPRRPPQGDFLRGHRLRRPGLPQLRRRRPRLGARRRGGQHPPHLAGAADAIAPGKSLPPSFFFF